The genomic region ACCGGGTCCTGGGACTGTCGGCTGCTGATTGGATTTCGAAACCGCTGACCCGGTTCGGCGGATGGCAACCCCAAACGATGGGCAAGCGGGATTGCGGCAGCACCGAGAGCCGCGGCATCTTCCGAGCCGGCCGCCCGGTGAACGGACGGCGCTCGTGCGCCAAGCCGAGTAATCTCCTCGTGGACGTAGACAAGCAGTTCATCAATGAGACGGACAGGAAAGCGGCCACCGATGAGAACGCCTTCCGGATCAACGATCATGCCGATATCGACAATTGCTTGGGCAAGCTTGATGCTGATCTTTCGCAGCCACCTGCTGACGCGGCCGCGACCCGCGTTGTCGAGGTTGAGAAGATCTCCCGGGGTTTTCGCTTTGATGCCGTTGCGCTCAAGATAGTCAAACAGGATAAACAGCGAGAACATTTCGCCCAGCGGCTGGGTGCTTCCCGCAAACGGGCCATCATCAAAGACGACCGGCAGCCAACCAATTTCTCCGCCGATTCCGCTGGCGCCCTTATGACGGACCCCATCAATGACGAGGCTGCCGCCGAGACAGGCATTGGCGAGGATGTAGAAGAAACTGCCGATTTCCGTGCCGAGACCATACTCGATTTCACCGAGTGCAGCAGCGTTGGCGTCATTGTCGATGAACACCGGATGATCGGAAATTGCCTCCAGCGCGCCGCGCACGTCATAGCCAACCCATTGCCGGTATTCTGATGGAAAGCCGACGACTTTAACCTCTCCGAGCCAGTCAGGAATAGCAAGGCCAATTCCCGCCAGACGAGCTTCTTCGATGACCCTGCGGCGTCGGAAAGAGGACAGCGCGTCTGCCATCAAGCCCGCGAAGTCGTCCGGTAGCAGAAAGCGCCTTTCGTGATGGATGCGTCCGCGCACTGTGCCGGCTGCATCCACAGCGACGATCGTCAGGTGATCGCGATCAATATTCGCGCCGACCGAAAACACCCCTTCGGGATCGATCTCCAGCTCGATGGCAGGTTGTCCGCGCAGGCCGTGCCTGCGGCGCGCCTCCATAACGAGACCTTCGTCGAGCAATCGATCCACGATGCGGGTGACGGCTTGTTTCGTCAGCCGCGATTGGTGGGCAAGCTCCGTGCGCGAGATCGGGGCGCCGCGATGAATTGCGGCGAGAATCATGGCCCGATTGGCCGCCGCAGCCTGCTCCGTATTCGAGCCCGACAGTATCAATCCGGTATCCCTTCGCCGTGACCTAATCTCAACGCAAACTAGGCGATTATAGTGGATGCGAAAAGCACCCCAAGAGCGCTGTTGCATCGAGGCGTATCGCATCAAGTCCTGGCTATTCGCCAGCTCTTGACCTCAAAGGGGCGCAAACCGGCAATCGGCACCTCCATCGGCTCTTCGAGGATACTGACGACGCCCATGTTCTGCCACCGCGGCGGAAGGCGTAACTCAAAGTTCCCGCGCCGCCCGGCAGGCTCGTACACGCGCACGATGAGGCCATCGCCGTCCTCCGAGGGCTTGACGGCGGAAAGTGCCGCATCAATCCCGACGGCGGCAAGCGGCTGCCATCTGCCCGGTGCGCGATCTGTGGCGGCAACGGCCAACAGCGGTTGGTTTAGATCTTCGGCCTCCTCCCTCACACCCCCTTCGTACCAAGTACCCTCATGTGGCATCAGTGAATAGGTAAAAGTCTGGATGCCTTCGTCGGCAAGCGGA from Rhizobium gallicum bv. gallicum R602sp harbors:
- a CDS encoding ROK family transcriptional regulator, translated to MILAAIHRGAPISRTELAHQSRLTKQAVTRIVDRLLDEGLVMEARRRHGLRGQPAIELEIDPEGVFSVGANIDRDHLTIVAVDAAGTVRGRIHHERRFLLPDDFAGLMADALSSFRRRRVIEEARLAGIGLAIPDWLGEVKVVGFPSEYRQWVGYDVRGALEAISDHPVFIDNDANAAALGEIEYGLGTEIGSFFYILANACLGGSLVIDGVRHKGASGIGGEIGWLPVVFDDGPFAGSTQPLGEMFSLFILFDYLERNGIKAKTPGDLLNLDNAGRGRVSRWLRKISIKLAQAIVDIGMIVDPEGVLIGGRFPVRLIDELLVYVHEEITRLGARAPSVHRAAGSEDAAALGAAAIPLAHRLGLPSAEPGQRFRNPISSRQSQDPVTVA